A genome region from Acinetobacter lwoffii includes the following:
- the aat gene encoding leucyl/phenylalanyl-tRNA--protein transferase, which produces MSLLPPSEFIFPNPVEVDPEGEGLICIGADLSPSTLYEAYMHGLFPWFSEGDPICWWSPEPRCIIRPEDYHPSKSLLRNMKKQDYKITVNHAFERVIRSCSLPRAYADDTWISEDIIAGYCDMFDAGYGYSIEVWDEDRVVGGLYGVTIGQGCFGESMFSTQTDVSKMAFYTLMLIGQENKLSWIDCQLVNDHLLSLGACTISRQAYLNSLQDIVKKPAIDWKKYQEGVFSSKTIAQNARLSE; this is translated from the coding sequence ATGTCTTTACTTCCTCCCTCAGAATTCATTTTTCCCAATCCGGTCGAGGTTGATCCTGAAGGTGAAGGACTGATTTGTATTGGTGCAGACCTCTCCCCTTCCACACTTTATGAAGCCTATATGCATGGATTATTTCCATGGTTTTCAGAAGGTGATCCGATTTGCTGGTGGAGTCCGGAACCACGCTGTATTATTCGCCCCGAAGATTATCATCCTAGCAAATCCCTGCTACGTAATATGAAAAAGCAGGACTATAAGATTACGGTCAATCATGCTTTTGAAAGAGTGATTCGTTCCTGTTCATTGCCTCGTGCTTATGCAGACGACACCTGGATCAGTGAAGATATTATCGCAGGCTATTGCGACATGTTTGACGCAGGATATGGCTATAGCATTGAGGTCTGGGATGAAGATCGCGTCGTCGGTGGACTTTATGGTGTGACCATCGGTCAAGGCTGTTTTGGTGAATCCATGTTTAGTACGCAAACCGATGTTTCTAAAATGGCTTTCTATACTTTAATGCTGATTGGACAGGAAAATAAACTATCCTGGATCGACTGCCAACTGGTCAACGATCATCTGTTAAGCCTGGGTGCCTGCACAATTTCTCGCCAAGCTTATCTTAATTCTTTACAAGATATTGTAAAAAAGCCTGCTATCGATTGGAAAAAGTATCAGGAAGGTGTATTTTCAAGTAAAACAATAGCGCAAAACGCGCGCTTAAGTGAATGA
- a CDS encoding arginyltransferase: protein MNSYQPKALLNDLQYYITPPHDCSYLPNKSARMVFLDPAHRIDVVTLSELSRTGFRRSGDFVYRPECHLCRQCLSSRVPVAEFRMNSSQKKAWKRNQDLVMKITSPEHAGDLHYALYERYINERHSDGDMFPPTRDQFEKFLLQSCADSFFLELWQDERLISVSTCDLLDDGISAVYTFFDPDENRRSLGAFAILKQIEHAQKLGLQFIYLGYWVPHSNKMNYKSQYLPLELLIDGQWRRLNHALSATEIQQLGNSLMTTLPSGWNHQIIK from the coding sequence ATGAACTCTTATCAGCCAAAGGCCCTACTGAACGATTTACAGTATTATATTACGCCGCCGCATGATTGTAGCTATTTGCCCAACAAGTCGGCGCGCATGGTTTTTCTGGATCCTGCACATCGAATTGATGTAGTCACTTTATCGGAACTGTCACGTACCGGTTTCCGCCGCAGTGGTGATTTCGTCTATCGACCCGAATGTCATCTGTGTCGTCAATGTCTGTCTTCGCGTGTACCCGTTGCTGAATTCCGCATGAACAGTTCACAAAAAAAAGCCTGGAAACGGAATCAGGACCTGGTGATGAAAATTACCAGTCCAGAGCACGCCGGTGATCTACATTATGCGCTGTATGAACGCTATATTAATGAACGCCACTCAGATGGCGACATGTTCCCACCCACTCGGGATCAGTTCGAAAAATTTTTATTACAAAGCTGTGCCGACAGCTTCTTTCTAGAATTATGGCAAGATGAGCGTCTAATCAGTGTTTCAACCTGTGACTTGCTGGATGATGGCATTTCTGCCGTCTATACCTTCTTTGACCCAGATGAAAATCGCCGCTCACTTGGTGCTTTTGCAATCTTGAAACAGATTGAACATGCACAAAAGCTGGGCTTGCAATTTATCTATCTGGGATATTGGGTGCCACATTCCAACAAGATGAATTACAAATCTCAGTATCTGCCACTGGAACTCTTGATCGATGGACAATGGCGACGTTTAAATCATGCATTGAGTGCCACGGAGATTCAGCAATTGGGAAACTCATTAATGACGACCTTACCCAGTGGATGGAATCACCAGATTATTAAATAA
- the rimI gene encoding ribosomal protein S18-alanine N-acetyltransferase, translating to MIRLMQAADVEVVAKIEKSVQSHPWTLKQFEDAVTAYQSTVIEVQGQVAGFCILQPVLDEANLLLMAIDPAQQGQGLGYQLLEASVAMLKNNPVQIFLEVRESNLAAIKLYEKSGFHQIDLRKNYYPNSNGSREHAIIMVKACTDDFASLFK from the coding sequence ATGATTCGTTTAATGCAAGCAGCGGATGTAGAAGTCGTTGCAAAGATTGAAAAATCAGTTCAATCACATCCCTGGACTTTAAAACAGTTCGAAGATGCTGTAACGGCTTATCAAAGTACCGTGATTGAAGTGCAAGGGCAGGTGGCCGGATTTTGTATTTTACAACCAGTGCTGGATGAAGCCAATTTATTGCTCATGGCAATTGATCCGGCACAGCAAGGTCAGGGCTTGGGCTATCAGTTGCTGGAGGCTTCAGTGGCGATGCTAAAAAATAATCCGGTGCAGATTTTCCTGGAAGTGCGCGAGAGTAATCTGGCTGCGATCAAGCTGTATGAAAAATCAGGCTTTCATCAGATTGATCTGCGCAAGAATTATTATCCTAACAGTAACGGAAGCCGTGAACATGCCATCATTATGGTGAAAGCATGTACGGATGATTTTGCCAGTCTGTTTAAATAA
- a CDS encoding metal-dependent hydrolase yields MNAKVNITNRAGASFPVRRMNFDFDAVPEYWMNGSAGLTHFMTALSALFPAGEKFFIDSVRAVRKHPAIANNEALQKEISAFIGQEAMHTHEHIGFNASAQKHGHDVETLDRYTDKVIQTTRKVMAKLGKPVGITQEMVDLTATTALEHFTATIASQLLTNSHIQELMTDETMKTMWLWHAIEENEHKAVAYDVFEGVFGKGLKAYTLRTSSLVIAMATLFVVQSYFLARLLKQDQQFNLESLKAIYTYAYSPSKGVITGMAKEMLMYFKPGFHPNDHYTDQLLATWKAKLGL; encoded by the coding sequence ATGAATGCGAAAGTAAATATTACCAATCGTGCGGGTGCAAGTTTTCCAGTTCGTCGTATGAACTTTGATTTTGATGCTGTACCGGAATATTGGATGAATGGTTCAGCAGGTCTCACTCATTTTATGACGGCATTATCTGCGCTATTTCCAGCAGGTGAAAAGTTTTTTATAGATTCAGTCCGTGCGGTACGTAAACATCCTGCGATTGCCAATAATGAAGCATTACAAAAAGAAATTTCCGCTTTTATTGGTCAGGAAGCGATGCATACTCACGAGCATATCGGCTTTAATGCATCTGCACAAAAACATGGGCATGATGTCGAGACGCTTGATCGTTATACCGATAAAGTCATTCAAACGACACGTAAAGTCATGGCTAAACTGGGTAAGCCTGTGGGAATTACCCAAGAAATGGTAGATTTGACTGCAACCACGGCACTTGAGCATTTCACTGCAACCATTGCCTCACAGCTTTTGACCAATAGCCACATTCAGGAATTGATGACAGATGAAACCATGAAAACCATGTGGTTATGGCACGCCATCGAGGAAAATGAACATAAGGCAGTGGCTTATGATGTCTTCGAAGGGGTTTTTGGCAAAGGATTAAAAGCCTATACACTGCGTACTTCATCCTTGGTCATCGCAATGGCAACCTTATTTGTGGTGCAAAGCTATTTCCTCGCCCGTTTGCTTAAACAGGATCAGCAGTTTAATCTTGAGTCCTTAAAAGCCATTTATACCTATGCCTATAGTCCTTCTAAAGGTGTCATTACGGGTATGGCGAAAGAAATGCTGATGTATTTTAAACCGGGATTCCATCCGAATGATCATTATACAGATCAACTGTTGGCGACCTGGAAAGCCAAATTGGGTTTGTGA
- the tuf gene encoding elongation factor Tu: protein MAKAKFERNKPHVNVGTIGHVDHGKTTLTAAIATVCAKKFGGEAKDYAAIDSAPEEKARGITINTSHVEYDSPTRHYAHVDCPGHADYVKNMITGAAQMDGAILVCAATDGPMPQTREHILLSRQVGVPYIVVFLNKCDLVDDEELLELVEMEVRELLSTYDFPGDDTPVIRGSALLALNGDDSQYGEPAVVALVEALDSYIPEPERAIDLPFLMPIEDVFSISGRGTVVTGRVETGIVKVGESVEIVGIRDTQTTTVTGVEMFRKLLDEGRAGENCGVLLRGTKREDVQRGQVLTKPGAIKPHTKFDAEVYVLSKEEGGRHTPFLNGYRPQFYFRTTDVTGAIALKEGVEMVMPGDNVEMSVELIHPIAMDPGLRFAIREGGRTVGAGVVAKVTA, encoded by the coding sequence ATGGCTAAGGCTAAGTTTGAACGTAATAAGCCACACGTTAACGTGGGCACAATTGGTCACGTTGACCATGGTAAAACAACTTTAACAGCTGCAATTGCAACTGTATGTGCGAAGAAATTCGGTGGCGAAGCGAAAGACTACGCTGCAATCGACTCTGCACCAGAAGAAAAAGCACGTGGTATTACAATTAATACTTCACACGTAGAATACGACTCTCCAACTCGTCACTACGCTCACGTAGACTGCCCGGGCCACGCCGATTATGTTAAAAACATGATTACTGGTGCTGCTCAGATGGACGGCGCGATCCTTGTATGTGCTGCGACTGATGGTCCTATGCCACAGACTCGTGAACACATCCTGCTTTCTCGTCAGGTAGGTGTACCTTACATCGTTGTATTCTTGAACAAATGCGACCTTGTAGACGATGAAGAGCTTCTTGAGCTAGTTGAAATGGAAGTTCGTGAACTTCTTTCTACTTACGACTTCCCGGGTGATGACACTCCAGTGATCCGTGGTTCTGCTCTTCTTGCGCTTAACGGTGATGACAGCCAATACGGCGAGCCAGCGGTAGTTGCGCTTGTTGAAGCACTTGACTCTTACATTCCAGAGCCAGAGCGTGCAATTGACCTTCCATTCCTTATGCCAATTGAAGACGTATTCTCAATCTCTGGTCGTGGTACAGTAGTAACTGGCCGTGTAGAGACTGGTATCGTTAAAGTAGGTGAGTCTGTAGAAATCGTTGGTATCCGTGATACTCAAACTACTACAGTAACTGGCGTAGAAATGTTCCGTAAACTTCTTGACGAAGGTCGTGCGGGCGAGAACTGTGGTGTTCTTCTTCGTGGTACTAAGCGTGAAGACGTACAACGTGGTCAAGTATTAACTAAGCCAGGTGCGATCAAGCCACACACTAAATTCGATGCGGAAGTATATGTACTTTCTAAAGAAGAAGGTGGTCGTCACACTCCATTCCTTAACGGTTACCGTCCACAGTTCTACTTCCGTACTACGGACGTAACTGGTGCGATCGCGCTTAAAGAAGGCGTGGAAATGGTTATGCCTGGTGACAACGTTGAGATGTCAGTAGAGCTAATCCACCCGATCGCAATGGACCCAGGTCTACGTTTTGCGATCCGTGAAGGCGGTCGTACAGTTGGTGCTGGTGTAGTTGCTAAAGTAACTGCATAA
- the fusA gene encoding elongation factor G, translating to MARQTPISRYRNIGISAHIDAGKTTTTERILFYTGVSHKIGEVHDGAATMDWMEQEQERGITITSAATTTFWSGMSKQFPEHRINVIDTPGHVDFTIEVERSMRVLDGACMVYCAVGGVQPQSETVWRQANKYQVPRLAFVNKMDRTGANFFRVVEQMKTRLGASPVPVVIPVGAEENFQGVIDLIEMKAIIWDEASQGMKFEYGEIPAELQETAEEWRTNMVEAAAEASEELMDEYLNNGDLTKEQIVAGLRVQTLACQIQPMLCGTAFKNKGVQRMLDAVIEFLPSPTEVKAIEGVLDDKAETKAIREASDEAPFSALAFKIMNDKFVGNLTFVRVYSGVLKQGDSVYNPVKSKRERIGRIVQMHANDRQDVEEIRAGDIAACVGLKDVTTGDTLCDEKNVITLERMEFPEPVIALAVEPKTKADQEKMSIALGRLAKEDPSFRVRTDEESGQTIIAGMGELHLDIIVDRMKREFGVEANIGKPMVSYRETIKKSVEQEGKFVRQTGGKGKFGHVYVRLEPMDADAGKDYEFVEEVVGGVVPKEFFGAVDKGIQERMKNGVLAGYPVVGIKATLFDGSYHDVDSDELSFKMAGSYAFRDGFMKADPVLLEPIMKVEVETPEDYMGDIMGDLNRRRGMVQGMDDLPGGTKAIKAEVPLAEMFGYATQMRSMSQGRATYSMEFAKYAETPRNVAEGIISKFQSGGKKGDDE from the coding sequence ATGGCACGTCAAACCCCAATTTCTCGTTATCGTAACATTGGTATTTCTGCGCACATTGATGCGGGTAAAACCACAACTACAGAACGTATTTTGTTCTACACAGGTGTATCTCACAAAATTGGTGAAGTACACGATGGTGCAGCAACAATGGACTGGATGGAGCAAGAGCAAGAACGTGGTATTACCATTACTTCTGCTGCTACGACTACATTCTGGTCAGGTATGTCTAAACAGTTCCCTGAACACCGTATCAACGTAATTGATACACCGGGACACGTTGACTTCACAATTGAAGTTGAACGTTCTATGCGTGTTCTTGATGGTGCGTGTATGGTTTACTGTGCTGTAGGTGGTGTACAACCTCAGTCTGAAACTGTATGGCGTCAAGCGAACAAATACCAAGTGCCTCGTTTAGCATTCGTGAACAAGATGGACCGTACTGGTGCCAACTTCTTCCGTGTTGTTGAACAAATGAAAACACGTTTAGGTGCATCTCCAGTACCTGTAGTAATCCCTGTTGGCGCTGAAGAAAACTTCCAAGGCGTAATCGACTTGATCGAAATGAAAGCGATCATTTGGGACGAAGCTTCACAAGGTATGAAGTTTGAATACGGTGAAATCCCGGCTGAACTTCAAGAAACTGCTGAAGAATGGCGTACAAACATGGTTGAAGCTGCTGCTGAAGCTTCTGAAGAGTTAATGGATGAATACCTGAACAATGGCGATTTGACTAAAGAACAAATCGTTGCTGGTCTACGTGTCCAAACTTTGGCTTGTCAAATTCAACCAATGCTTTGTGGTACAGCATTCAAAAACAAAGGTGTTCAACGTATGTTGGACGCAGTAATTGAATTCTTACCGTCGCCTACAGAAGTTAAAGCGATTGAAGGTGTTCTTGACGATAAGGCTGAAACTAAAGCGATTCGTGAAGCATCTGACGAAGCTCCGTTCTCTGCACTTGCGTTCAAAATCATGAACGACAAATTCGTAGGTAACTTAACTTTCGTACGTGTTTACTCTGGTGTTCTTAAACAAGGTGATTCTGTTTATAACCCAGTTAAATCTAAACGTGAACGTATCGGCCGTATCGTGCAAATGCACGCGAACGATCGTCAAGACGTTGAAGAAATTCGTGCGGGTGATATCGCTGCGTGTGTAGGTCTTAAAGACGTAACTACAGGTGATACACTTTGTGATGAGAAAAATGTCATCACACTTGAGCGTATGGAATTCCCAGAGCCAGTAATTGCATTGGCTGTTGAACCAAAAACTAAAGCTGACCAAGAAAAAATGTCAATTGCTTTAGGTCGTTTGGCTAAGGAAGATCCATCATTCCGCGTTCGTACTGATGAAGAGTCAGGTCAAACAATCATCGCTGGTATGGGTGAACTTCACCTTGACATTATTGTTGACCGTATGAAGCGTGAATTCGGTGTTGAAGCAAACATTGGTAAACCAATGGTTTCTTACCGTGAAACGATCAAAAAGTCAGTTGAGCAAGAAGGTAAATTCGTTCGTCAAACTGGTGGTAAAGGTAAATTTGGTCACGTATACGTACGTTTAGAGCCAATGGATGCTGATGCTGGTAAAGACTACGAGTTCGTTGAAGAAGTTGTTGGTGGTGTAGTTCCTAAAGAATTCTTCGGTGCTGTGGATAAAGGTATCCAAGAGCGTATGAAGAATGGTGTCCTTGCTGGTTACCCAGTAGTTGGCATTAAAGCTACATTGTTTGACGGTTCTTACCACGATGTCGATTCGGACGAATTATCGTTCAAGATGGCTGGTTCTTATGCCTTCCGTGACGGTTTCATGAAAGCAGATCCTGTTCTTCTTGAACCTATCATGAAAGTTGAAGTAGAAACTCCAGAAGACTACATGGGCGATATCATGGGTGACTTAAACCGTCGTCGTGGTATGGTTCAAGGTATGGATGACTTGCCTGGTGGTACTAAAGCAATTAAAGCTGAGGTTCCACTTGCTGAGATGTTTGGTTACGCGACTCAAATGCGTTCTATGTCTCAAGGCCGTGCAACATACTCTATGGAATTTGCTAAATATGCTGAAACTCCACGTAACGTGGCTGAAGGCATCATTTCTAAATTCCAGTCTGGCGGTAAAAAAGGTGACGACGAGTAA
- the rpsG gene encoding 30S ribosomal protein S7: MPRRRVVAAREILPDPKFSSQTIAKFMNHVMQDGKKSIAESIVYGALDRVQEKSKVDPVEFFETTLEKVRPMVEVKARRVGGATYQVPMEVRPSRRTALAMRWLVDAAAKRSEKTMALRLAGELLDASEGKGAAVKKREDVHRMAEANKAFSHYRF, from the coding sequence ATGCCAAGACGTCGCGTAGTCGCTGCTCGTGAAATCCTTCCGGATCCTAAGTTCAGCAGCCAAACAATCGCTAAATTCATGAACCACGTAATGCAAGATGGTAAAAAATCTATTGCTGAAAGTATCGTTTACGGTGCTTTAGACCGCGTTCAAGAAAAATCTAAAGTAGACCCAGTTGAATTTTTCGAGACTACTCTTGAAAAAGTTCGTCCTATGGTCGAAGTAAAAGCACGCCGTGTTGGTGGTGCTACATACCAAGTTCCTATGGAAGTACGCCCATCCCGTCGTACTGCTCTAGCGATGCGTTGGTTAGTAGATGCTGCTGCTAAGCGTTCTGAAAAAACTATGGCTTTACGTCTTGCTGGCGAGTTGCTTGATGCATCTGAAGGCAAAGGCGCTGCGGTTAAGAAACGTGAAGATGTGCACCGTATGGCTGAAGCCAACAAAGCATTCTCTCACTACCGTTTCTAA
- the rpsL gene encoding 30S ribosomal protein S12, giving the protein MATTNQLIRKGRTTLVEKSKVPALKACPQRRGVCTRVYTTTPKKPNSAMRKVCRVRLTSGFEVSSYIGGEGHNLQEHSVVLIRGGRVKDLPGVRYHTVRGSLDCAGVKDRNQSRSKYGTKRPKK; this is encoded by the coding sequence ATGGCAACAACAAATCAGTTGATCCGCAAGGGTCGTACGACTTTAGTTGAAAAATCTAAAGTTCCTGCGTTGAAGGCTTGTCCACAGCGCCGTGGTGTTTGTACACGTGTTTACACAACTACACCTAAAAAACCTAACTCAGCAATGCGTAAAGTTTGCCGTGTTCGCTTAACTTCAGGTTTCGAAGTTTCTAGCTACATCGGTGGTGAAGGCCATAACCTACAAGAGCACAGTGTTGTTCTTATCCGTGGTGGTCGTGTTAAAGACTTACCAGGTGTACGTTACCATACCGTTCGTGGTTCTTTAGACTGTGCTGGTGTTAAAGATCGTAACCAGTCTCGTTCTAAATACGGTACTAAACGTCCTAAAAAATAA
- a CDS encoding EcsC family protein → MVNANNKQSNGLISNAFGVAKKFSSTGLDLLNHVAPDSVTKALKPSNSDQVIDGSAKTKSAFSAKKYDNPQQMLREHLPNVSRQLLGRRFNTVNNVAHFVSPDLTEKVSNYFYERLNQFSNQTSSVDAILNEAGAKDLEELTQDVDRSKRISQALGEQNKWIATVQGAVSGASGMLGTAIDIPASLLMALRTIYQVGRSYGFDLSKEDDQEIVQHIFRQIDLSLIAEKQTLLLGLKALSNTLKTHDISQLQAMLGSDNDVSAIKQWLSRHEGEAKWEWMNHLPKISILERLTKLTPLASAGIGAVYSHRFVEDVNQKAQEAFSHARQYLVQHQDSQLSPYAAYEKAVSLLQQATPKLLNGASHDVEPAKDKPIMDKDIAIEGNNTITQVKLVKKEQNDLSSEEAEVKKDEKVSKGLEALNDELVEPAVDKQSQQPALSKTSFDPEIEAELHPEAADEAEAATETSQQGAEDQENSETKSEAQDVTKKAGKNSKK, encoded by the coding sequence ATGGTAAATGCTAATAATAAACAATCTAATGGTCTGATTTCGAATGCCTTTGGAGTGGCGAAAAAGTTCAGTTCAACCGGATTGGATTTGTTGAATCATGTTGCGCCGGATTCGGTGACTAAAGCGCTGAAGCCTTCTAACTCCGATCAGGTGATTGACGGTTCGGCGAAGACGAAAAGCGCTTTTTCAGCTAAAAAATATGATAATCCTCAGCAAATGCTTCGCGAGCATCTTCCAAATGTCTCTCGTCAACTTCTCGGGCGCCGCTTTAATACCGTGAATAATGTCGCGCATTTTGTTTCTCCAGACTTAACCGAAAAAGTGTCTAACTACTTTTATGAGCGTCTGAATCAATTTAGTAATCAAACCAGTTCGGTTGATGCCATTCTGAATGAAGCTGGAGCGAAAGATTTAGAAGAATTGACTCAGGACGTCGACCGATCCAAGCGAATTTCACAGGCTTTAGGTGAACAAAACAAATGGATTGCGACGGTTCAGGGTGCAGTGAGTGGTGCTTCAGGGATGCTTGGCACCGCGATTGATATTCCCGCTTCTTTACTGATGGCGTTGCGTACCATTTATCAAGTCGGTCGCTCTTATGGTTTTGACCTGAGCAAAGAAGATGATCAGGAAATCGTCCAGCATATCTTTAGACAGATCGACCTGAGCCTGATTGCAGAAAAGCAAACCTTGTTATTGGGTTTAAAAGCGTTAAGTAATACCCTTAAAACTCATGATATCTCCCAGCTACAAGCCATGCTAGGTTCTGATAATGATGTCAGCGCTATCAAACAATGGCTAAGTCGTCATGAGGGAGAGGCTAAATGGGAATGGATGAATCATCTGCCAAAAATTTCGATTCTGGAGCGATTAACCAAACTAACGCCTCTGGCAAGTGCAGGTATTGGTGCAGTATATAGCCACCGTTTTGTCGAGGATGTAAATCAGAAAGCTCAAGAAGCATTCTCACATGCACGCCAATACCTGGTTCAGCATCAGGATTCGCAATTGTCTCCTTATGCTGCCTATGAAAAAGCAGTCAGTTTGTTACAACAGGCAACTCCGAAACTCCTAAATGGTGCCTCTCACGACGTTGAGCCTGCGAAAGATAAGCCGATCATGGATAAAGATATTGCGATTGAAGGCAATAACACGATTACCCAAGTCAAGCTGGTCAAAAAAGAGCAGAATGATCTAAGCTCTGAAGAAGCAGAAGTGAAGAAAGATGAAAAGGTGAGTAAAGGGCTGGAGGCACTCAACGATGAGTTGGTTGAACCTGCGGTAGATAAGCAGTCGCAACAACCGGCTTTATCCAAAACTTCATTTGATCCGGAAATCGAAGCTGAACTGCATCCAGAAGCTGCTGACGAGGCGGAAGCTGCTACAGAGACTTCACAGCAGGGTGCAGAGGATCAAGAAAACTCGGAAACTAAATCTGAAGCTCAAGACGTGACCAAAAAAGCTGGTAAAAATTCAAAAAAATAA
- a CDS encoding beta-ketoacyl synthase N-terminal-like domain-containing protein — protein MKRVVITGMGINSCIGNTLEDVNHSLQNGISGTRFNPTYAELNFKSHVSAAAEQDFDGIDRKLKRFMGVCAMYAYNSALAAVEHAGLKVEDLAGNPRYGIAGGSGGGSTASVIEMNELLQTKGARKVGPFFVPRNMTNTITANVGVAFKLQGVAHTITSACATSADAIGYAYNLIQLGKQDLMLAGGGEEDHWSQSLLFDAMGALCSKYNDSPETASRPYSADRDGFVIAGGGGFVILESLEHAKARGANILAEVVGYAANSDGADMVAPSGEGATRCVLMALEEAKQHGVDKIDYVNTHGTSTPAGDITELKAMERAFGEGQVPPLSSTKSMTGHSLGAAGVQEAIYSVLMMQNDFIAPNINVTELDEGAKPFDIVLEKRDAKLNTVMSNSFGFGGVNACLIFKKWEG, from the coding sequence ATGAAACGTGTTGTCATCACTGGCATGGGTATTAACTCGTGTATTGGTAATACATTAGAGGATGTAAACCATTCTTTACAAAACGGGATTTCAGGAACACGTTTTAATCCGACTTATGCTGAACTCAATTTCAAAAGTCATGTCAGTGCTGCAGCCGAGCAGGATTTTGATGGGATCGACCGCAAACTGAAACGCTTTATGGGTGTATGTGCGATGTATGCATATAACTCAGCTCTTGCTGCGGTTGAACATGCAGGTTTAAAGGTTGAAGACCTAGCTGGCAACCCACGCTATGGTATCGCGGGTGGTTCAGGTGGCGGTTCAACTGCTTCCGTTATTGAAATGAACGAATTATTGCAAACCAAAGGTGCGCGTAAAGTCGGTCCTTTCTTTGTACCACGTAATATGACCAACACCATTACGGCTAACGTTGGCGTTGCATTCAAATTACAAGGTGTGGCGCATACTATTACCAGCGCATGTGCAACCTCTGCGGATGCGATTGGTTATGCCTACAACCTGATTCAACTCGGCAAACAAGATTTAATGCTGGCGGGTGGCGGTGAAGAAGATCACTGGTCACAAAGCTTGTTGTTTGATGCGATGGGCGCACTTTGCTCTAAATACAATGACAGCCCTGAAACAGCATCACGCCCTTATTCTGCAGACCGTGACGGTTTCGTGATTGCCGGTGGTGGTGGTTTTGTGATCCTTGAGTCTTTGGAACATGCGAAAGCGCGTGGCGCAAATATCTTAGCTGAAGTGGTTGGTTATGCTGCAAACAGTGATGGTGCTGATATGGTTGCACCATCTGGTGAAGGTGCAACACGTTGCGTACTGATGGCTTTAGAAGAAGCAAAGCAACACGGTGTCGATAAAATTGACTATGTAAATACACATGGTACTTCTACTCCAGCGGGCGACATCACAGAACTTAAAGCAATGGAACGTGCTTTCGGTGAAGGTCAGGTTCCTCCATTAAGCTCAACCAAATCAATGACGGGTCACAGTCTGGGTGCTGCTGGTGTTCAGGAAGCGATTTATTCGGTTCTGATGATGCAAAATGACTTTATTGCGCCAAACATCAACGTGACCGAGCTGGATGAAGGCGCGAAACCGTTTGATATCGTGCTTGAAAAACGTGACGCAAAATTGAATACTGTGATGAGTAACAGTTTCGGTTTCGGCGGCGTAAATGCTTGTCTCATTTTCAAAAAGTGGGAAGGCTAA
- a CDS encoding CopD family protein, whose amino-acid sequence MDAPSDAFLWVKALHIIAVVCWFAALFYLPRLYVYHAMSEDAVSHQRFEVMERKLYRGIMWPAMLATLITAHFLVDWGDATRHYHEALWFYLKVGLVGLLVIYHLVCGYYRKKLIDNAHYKSHKFWRYFNEMPTLILFAVVILVVVKPTF is encoded by the coding sequence ATGGATGCTCCTTCTGATGCTTTCTTGTGGGTAAAAGCATTACATATTATTGCAGTGGTTTGCTGGTTCGCGGCTTTGTTCTACTTGCCACGGCTGTATGTTTACCATGCCATGAGCGAAGATGCCGTCAGTCATCAACGCTTTGAAGTCATGGAACGTAAGCTGTACCGTGGCATCATGTGGCCAGCCATGTTGGCTACCTTGATTACGGCGCACTTTTTGGTGGATTGGGGTGATGCAACGCGTCACTATCATGAAGCCTTATGGTTTTACCTTAAAGTCGGCCTGGTCGGCTTATTGGTGATTTACCATCTGGTGTGTGGTTATTACCGCAAGAAGCTGATTGATAATGCACATTACAAGTCACACAAGTTTTGGCGTTATTTTAATGAGATGCCAACCCTGATCTTATTTGCAGTGGTGATTTTAGTCGTAGTTAAACCTACTTTCTAA